A single Polyangiaceae bacterium DNA region contains:
- the gltB gene encoding glutamate synthase large subunit, with product MSLPEKSGLYDPQFEHDACGVGFVANIKGVASHEIVRQGVQILLNLVHRGAAGSDPLTGDGAGILIQLPHAFFEQECAKLQIKLPARGRYGVGTVFLPQSREERRRCMQIVEDKIGGTGQRLLGWRDVPVDVEACGPLARESAPIIRQVIVGSTVNDQTVFERKLFVIRKWIERTVRESDLPNRAKKTFYMPSLSSRTLIYKGLLLAEQLSVFYSDLNDPSMVSALAMVHQRFSTNTFPTWQLAQPFRTLAHNGEINTVRGNIAWMKARETLFAGEIFGEDVRHILPVVTPRGSDSATLDNVVEMLVHGGRPLPHVMMMLVPEAWQNDPAMPPHKRDFYEYHSCLMEPWDGPAALAFTNGRQIGAMLDRNGLRPARWMLTHDGIVVMGSETGVLEFPAERVERKGRLEPGKMFMVDLEQGRIVEDEEIKQDICTRQPYGKWLRDNKINLRDIETVPSTRPTEQHTLLERQQAFGYTQEDLRLLIAPMAKTGAEAVGSMGTDTPLAVLSDEPQPLFNYFKQHFAQVTNPPIDPIREELVMSLKSYIGGEGNLLFELPDQAQMLELPHPVLSNEDMVKLRHTHMIQLRMPATLPMLYPVSDGAAGLKASLDELCRQASVAVLNGHSLIILSDRGCSPHMAPIPALLATGAVHHHLTRNGTRVKVGILVETGEAREVNHFALLCGFGAGGVNPYLAMESIEQLCRDGQIPGLTDPTTAKQKYIKAVCKGLLKVMSKMGISTLQSYQGAQIFEALGLDEEVIDRYFTGTASRISGIDLGVIAEEGRMRHQRAFPRRDGGAQQLSVGGQYHYRAQGERHLWSPRTIASLQRAVRQEDVKSYQEYSELINKQTEGLITLRGMWELNPRGNAIDISEVEPAAEVVKRFATGAMSFGSISAEAHENLAVAMNRIGGKSNTGEGGEKPERFRDERRSAIKQVASGRFGVTTHYLVSADELQIKIAQGAKPGEGGQLPGHKVDAIIAKTRFSTPGVSLISPPPHHDIYSIEDLAQLIFDLKMVNPRARISVKLVAEAGVGTVAAGVAKAHADVILISGHDGGTGASPLTSIKHAGVPWELGLAETQQVLVKNNLRGRVILQADGQLRTGRDVAIAALLGAEEFGFATAPLVASGCIMMRKCHLNTCPVGIATQDPELRKKFTGQPEHVINFMFFVAEELRSHMAALGFRKLSEMVGRVDCLRTRDVSQHWKASRLDFSDVLMPAPAKPGVALSKSVQQEHGLEKAYDREFIPACAPALERKEPVRLDLPIRNVHRTVGSMLAGEVARRHGDEALPPGTIVLNFSGSAGQSFGAFAVQGMELHLEGDANDYTGKGLAGGILSVRPPMGSSFRADENVIVGNTALYGATGGTAFFCGRAGERFAVRNSGATAVVEGVGDHGCEYMTGGLVVVLGPTGRNFGAGMSGGLAYVYDEDGHFSERCNRELVSLEALSMEDSSLLAELLERHQLQTQSSKARNLLATWETTLSRFIKIFPLEYKRVLAEQEEKRALEAQNNSIPPEYEPQPEAIVGGPRSAEVD from the coding sequence ATGAGTCTCCCCGAGAAGTCTGGACTCTACGATCCTCAGTTCGAGCACGACGCGTGTGGCGTCGGGTTCGTGGCGAACATCAAGGGGGTGGCCTCCCACGAGATCGTGCGCCAAGGCGTGCAGATCCTCCTGAACCTGGTGCACCGTGGAGCCGCGGGCAGTGACCCTCTGACCGGTGACGGCGCGGGCATCCTGATTCAGCTGCCTCACGCGTTCTTCGAGCAGGAGTGCGCGAAGCTCCAGATAAAGCTCCCCGCTCGGGGCCGCTACGGCGTGGGCACCGTCTTCCTGCCCCAGTCCCGCGAAGAACGCCGCCGCTGCATGCAAATCGTCGAGGACAAGATCGGCGGTACCGGGCAGCGCTTGCTCGGTTGGCGCGACGTACCCGTCGATGTGGAAGCGTGCGGACCGCTCGCCCGCGAGAGCGCGCCAATCATCCGGCAGGTCATCGTCGGTTCTACCGTGAACGACCAGACGGTGTTCGAGCGCAAGCTGTTCGTGATCCGGAAATGGATCGAACGCACGGTGCGTGAGAGCGATTTGCCGAACCGCGCGAAGAAGACGTTCTACATGCCGAGCCTGTCGTCGCGCACGCTCATCTACAAGGGCTTGCTCCTCGCAGAACAGCTGTCCGTGTTCTATTCGGATCTGAACGACCCGAGCATGGTCAGCGCCCTGGCCATGGTGCACCAACGGTTCAGCACCAATACCTTCCCAACCTGGCAGCTCGCTCAGCCGTTTCGCACCCTGGCTCACAACGGCGAGATCAACACGGTGCGCGGCAACATCGCATGGATGAAAGCACGCGAAACGCTGTTCGCCGGCGAGATCTTTGGGGAAGATGTGCGCCACATCCTGCCGGTGGTGACTCCCCGAGGAAGCGACTCGGCAACCCTCGACAACGTCGTCGAGATGCTTGTACACGGCGGTCGGCCGCTACCCCACGTCATGATGATGTTGGTGCCCGAGGCTTGGCAAAACGACCCCGCGATGCCTCCGCACAAGCGCGACTTCTATGAGTACCACTCGTGCCTGATGGAGCCGTGGGATGGACCGGCAGCGCTGGCGTTCACCAACGGTCGCCAGATCGGTGCGATGCTCGATCGCAACGGGCTACGTCCTGCGCGCTGGATGCTCACCCACGACGGCATCGTCGTGATGGGCTCCGAAACCGGCGTCCTTGAGTTCCCCGCGGAAAGGGTCGAGCGCAAAGGGCGCCTCGAGCCGGGGAAGATGTTCATGGTCGACCTCGAACAGGGTCGCATCGTGGAGGACGAGGAGATCAAGCAGGACATCTGCACCCGGCAGCCGTACGGAAAATGGCTGCGCGACAACAAGATCAACCTACGCGACATCGAGACCGTCCCTTCCACGCGGCCGACGGAGCAGCACACGTTGCTCGAGCGTCAACAGGCGTTTGGCTACACCCAGGAGGACTTGCGCCTACTGATCGCGCCGATGGCCAAAACCGGCGCCGAGGCGGTGGGTTCCATGGGCACCGATACACCCCTCGCGGTGCTGAGCGACGAACCCCAGCCGCTCTTCAACTACTTCAAGCAGCACTTCGCTCAGGTCACCAACCCACCGATCGATCCAATTCGCGAAGAACTGGTGATGAGCCTGAAGAGCTACATCGGCGGTGAAGGTAACTTGCTCTTCGAGCTGCCCGATCAAGCTCAGATGCTCGAGCTCCCTCACCCGGTGCTGAGCAACGAGGACATGGTCAAGCTGCGTCACACGCACATGATCCAGCTGCGTATGCCGGCGACCCTACCGATGCTCTACCCAGTGTCGGATGGTGCGGCCGGGCTCAAGGCGTCCCTCGACGAGCTGTGTCGCCAAGCGTCCGTGGCGGTGCTCAACGGCCACAGCTTGATCATTCTCAGTGACCGCGGTTGCTCACCACATATGGCGCCCATCCCGGCGCTGCTGGCAACTGGCGCGGTGCACCATCACCTGACGCGCAACGGGACTCGAGTCAAAGTAGGCATCCTCGTGGAAACGGGCGAGGCACGCGAAGTCAATCATTTCGCGCTGCTCTGCGGCTTCGGCGCGGGCGGCGTGAACCCGTACCTCGCGATGGAGTCGATCGAGCAACTGTGCCGCGACGGACAGATCCCCGGTCTAACTGACCCCACGACGGCCAAACAGAAGTACATCAAGGCGGTCTGCAAGGGCTTGCTCAAGGTGATGAGCAAGATGGGGATCAGCACGCTGCAGAGCTATCAGGGCGCCCAGATCTTCGAAGCGCTCGGACTCGACGAAGAGGTCATCGACCGCTACTTCACCGGCACAGCCAGCCGCATCAGCGGAATCGACCTCGGCGTCATCGCCGAAGAAGGCCGGATGCGTCACCAGCGCGCCTTCCCGCGCCGCGACGGCGGAGCCCAGCAGCTGTCGGTAGGCGGTCAATACCACTATCGCGCCCAAGGCGAGCGGCACCTCTGGAGCCCGCGCACCATCGCGTCTCTCCAGCGCGCGGTACGCCAAGAGGACGTCAAGAGCTATCAAGAGTACTCGGAGCTGATCAACAAGCAGACCGAAGGCTTGATCACCCTGCGTGGCATGTGGGAGCTGAATCCCCGAGGCAATGCCATCGACATCTCGGAGGTCGAGCCTGCCGCGGAGGTCGTAAAGCGCTTTGCGACAGGGGCGATGAGCTTTGGCTCCATCAGCGCGGAGGCTCACGAGAACCTCGCGGTGGCAATGAACCGCATCGGCGGCAAGAGCAACACTGGAGAAGGCGGCGAAAAACCCGAACGTTTCCGTGATGAACGAAGGAGCGCGATCAAGCAGGTGGCATCCGGCCGCTTCGGCGTGACCACCCACTACCTGGTCAGCGCCGACGAGCTGCAGATCAAGATAGCTCAGGGCGCGAAGCCCGGTGAAGGCGGGCAGCTACCCGGCCATAAGGTGGACGCAATCATCGCGAAGACGCGCTTCTCCACGCCAGGTGTTTCGCTCATCTCCCCTCCACCCCATCACGACATCTACTCGATCGAGGACTTGGCCCAGCTGATCTTCGACCTGAAGATGGTCAACCCCCGGGCGCGCATCAGCGTGAAGCTGGTGGCAGAAGCCGGCGTGGGTACCGTGGCAGCTGGAGTCGCCAAGGCGCACGCTGACGTGATCCTGATCTCTGGACACGACGGCGGCACCGGTGCATCGCCCCTGACCTCAATCAAACACGCTGGTGTTCCCTGGGAACTCGGCCTCGCGGAAACGCAACAGGTGTTGGTAAAGAACAACCTGCGCGGCCGGGTCATCTTGCAGGCCGATGGTCAGTTGCGCACGGGTCGCGACGTGGCGATCGCCGCGCTGCTGGGCGCCGAGGAGTTCGGTTTCGCGACCGCGCCCTTGGTCGCATCGGGTTGCATCATGATGCGCAAGTGCCACCTCAACACCTGCCCCGTTGGCATCGCCACTCAGGACCCGGAGCTGCGCAAGAAGTTCACTGGGCAACCGGAGCATGTGATCAACTTCATGTTCTTTGTGGCTGAGGAGCTGCGGTCGCACATGGCAGCCCTCGGCTTCCGCAAGCTGAGCGAAATGGTCGGGCGCGTCGACTGCCTCCGCACCCGCGACGTCTCGCAGCACTGGAAGGCATCGCGCCTGGACTTCTCCGACGTGCTGATGCCAGCACCCGCAAAGCCCGGGGTGGCGCTCTCCAAGTCCGTACAGCAGGAGCATGGGCTAGAAAAGGCCTACGATCGCGAGTTCATCCCCGCCTGTGCGCCCGCCTTGGAGCGCAAGGAACCGGTACGCCTCGATTTACCGATTCGCAATGTACACCGAACGGTTGGAAGTATGTTGGCCGGGGAGGTCGCGAGACGCCACGGCGACGAGGCGCTTCCGCCGGGTACCATCGTGCTGAACTTCTCGGGTTCCGCCGGTCAGAGTTTTGGCGCCTTCGCCGTCCAGGGCATGGAGCTACACCTGGAGGGAGACGCAAACGACTACACCGGCAAGGGCCTCGCCGGCGGCATCTTGAGCGTGCGCCCACCGATGGGCAGCAGCTTCCGCGCGGATGAAAACGTCATCGTTGGAAACACCGCACTCTACGGGGCCACCGGCGGTACGGCGTTCTTCTGCGGCCGCGCCGGCGAGCGTTTCGCGGTGCGAAACAGCGGAGCCACGGCGGTAGTCGAAGGGGTGGGCGACCACGGCTGCGAATACATGACGGGCGGCTTGGTCGTCGTGTTGGGTCCGACGGGACGCAACTTCGGCGCTGGTATGAGCGGTGGCCTCGCCTACGTCTATGACGAGGACGGCCACTTCTCGGAGCGCTGCAACCGCGAGCTGGTGAGCCTGGAAGCGCTCAGCATGGAAGACTCCTCGCTGCTCGCGGAGCTCTTGGAGCGTCACCAGCTGCAAACTCAGTCGAGCAAGGCGCGCAACTTGCTCGCCACTTGGGAGACGACGCTTAGTCGCTTCATCAAGATTTTCCCCCTGGAATATAAGCGTGTGCTCGCAGAGCAAGAAGAGAAGCGGGCTTTGGAGGCTCAGAACAACAGTATTCCCCCGGAGTATGAGCCTCAACCGGAAGCAATCGTGGGTGGGCCACGCAGCGCGGAGGTGGACTGA
- a CDS encoding SRPBCC family protein, whose amino-acid sequence MQLSRRSLLLSTGAIGVSFSLPAWAESEGERLKKKKDSERYEKKTDRSDVKAGCARIAIKAKPETVEDVVTDFKNYARFISKFKKARVVGKEGDDTLVYLSVPILHGAGKIWAVVRFKPVKKDGDVRILSGSMVKGNVKRLDADWRIEPIDDEYTQLNCELLIVPKLPVPGSVVTGEVAYAADEAVSGSAKRAEKLRRRKKRKKH is encoded by the coding sequence ATGCAGCTTTCTCGTCGCAGCCTCTTGTTGAGCACCGGTGCCATCGGCGTCTCCTTCAGTCTCCCCGCGTGGGCCGAGAGTGAGGGCGAACGCCTCAAGAAGAAGAAGGACTCGGAGCGCTACGAGAAGAAGACTGACAGGAGTGATGTCAAAGCGGGCTGCGCGCGGATCGCGATCAAAGCGAAGCCAGAGACGGTTGAAGACGTCGTGACCGACTTCAAGAACTACGCGCGCTTCATCTCGAAGTTCAAGAAGGCTCGCGTCGTTGGCAAGGAAGGGGACGACACCTTGGTCTACCTCTCGGTGCCCATCCTGCATGGCGCGGGGAAGATCTGGGCGGTCGTCCGCTTCAAGCCCGTGAAGAAGGACGGCGACGTCCGCATCCTGAGCGGCAGCATGGTCAAGGGCAACGTCAAGCGCTTGGATGCAGACTGGCGTATCGAGCCCATCGACGACGAGTACACGCAGCTGAACTGTGAGCTGCTGATCGTTCCGAAGCTCCCGGTTCCTGGTTCGGTCGTCACAGGCGAGGTTGCCTATGCGGCCGACGAAGCCGTAAGCGGCTCTGCCAAGCGCGCGGAGAAGCTTCGCCGCCGCAAGAAGCGCAAGAAGCACTGA
- a CDS encoding polymer-forming cytoskeletal protein has protein sequence MTDQTALPASEITALLGRGTRFEGKLHFTGRVRIDGTFRGEIRSDDVLIVGEGADVEGEIRVATVIIRGGRVDARVLAERAIELYVPAQVTGSLQAPEIFMDKGVQFSGSCTMAPVEPEPG, from the coding sequence ATGACCGATCAAACGGCGCTTCCTGCCAGCGAGATCACAGCGCTGCTGGGGCGCGGCACCCGCTTCGAAGGCAAGCTTCATTTCACGGGTCGGGTCCGCATCGACGGCACGTTCCGCGGGGAGATCCGCAGTGATGACGTGTTGATCGTTGGCGAGGGCGCGGATGTGGAAGGGGAAATCCGCGTGGCGACGGTGATCATCCGTGGAGGCCGAGTGGACGCCCGAGTGCTTGCGGAGCGCGCGATCGAGCTCTACGTGCCTGCCCAAGTGACCGGAAGCCTGCAGGCGCCCGAGATCTTCATGGACAAGGGTGTGCAGTTCAGTGGCTCGTGCACCATGGCTCCCGTGGAGCCCGAACCGGGCTGA
- a CDS encoding diguanylate cyclase, with protein MDPTTGEALVGSRIVVADDDRITRDLLASILSSHGFKVETVVDGQEAVERVARGGVDLVLLDIMMPRLSGLEACRLLKGMTSDTFLPVVLVTVKTDTASRVEGLKIGADDYVCKPFDDQELIARVEAMLRIKKLHDHVAKARARLAELSIHDELTGLYNYRYLHERLSEEFKRAERYHDPLSCIVMDIDRLQSLNAVGGRTLGDTIIKGVAKAITNSVREVDVVSRFGGEEFLIVLPSTHFAGAVTVAERIWREVGAARFEDSAHRATISVGVALYPSRDVRTKDALLRAADTALAQAKRDGGNRICVFQQEGYLYTPATGASEAPARSERTTERASAEKHDGEA; from the coding sequence GTGGACCCTACGACTGGCGAAGCGCTGGTCGGATCGCGCATCGTCGTTGCCGACGACGATCGCATCACGCGTGATCTCCTCGCCAGCATCTTGAGCTCCCACGGGTTCAAGGTCGAGACGGTCGTCGATGGCCAAGAAGCGGTCGAACGCGTTGCGCGTGGCGGCGTGGATCTCGTGTTGCTCGACATCATGATGCCGCGCCTCTCGGGCCTAGAGGCATGCCGTCTGCTCAAGGGCATGACCAGCGACACATTCCTGCCTGTCGTACTGGTCACGGTGAAGACGGACACCGCCAGTCGTGTAGAGGGTCTGAAGATTGGTGCGGACGACTACGTCTGCAAACCCTTCGACGACCAAGAGCTGATTGCGCGCGTCGAGGCCATGCTGCGGATCAAGAAGCTCCACGATCACGTCGCGAAGGCGCGCGCGCGCTTGGCGGAGCTATCCATTCACGATGAACTCACTGGCCTCTACAACTACCGCTACCTTCACGAGCGCTTGAGCGAGGAGTTCAAGCGTGCCGAGCGCTATCACGATCCGCTGTCGTGCATCGTGATGGATATCGATCGCCTGCAGAGCCTGAACGCCGTTGGCGGCAGGACCCTCGGCGACACCATCATCAAGGGTGTTGCCAAAGCCATCACGAACTCCGTACGGGAAGTGGACGTCGTCTCCAGGTTTGGGGGGGAGGAGTTCCTGATCGTGCTCCCGAGCACCCACTTCGCGGGAGCGGTGACTGTCGCTGAGCGGATCTGGCGAGAGGTGGGCGCGGCGCGCTTCGAAGACTCCGCACATCGCGCGACGATTTCCGTTGGGGTCGCGCTCTATCCGTCACGCGATGTGCGTACGAAGGATGCGCTGCTAAGAGCGGCAGATACCGCGCTTGCCCAGGCCAAGCGCGACGGCGGAAACCGCATCTGCGTCTTCCAGCAAGAGGGCTACCTCTACACTCCGGCCACTGGCGCGTCGGAAGCGCCGGCACGCAGCGAGCGCACCACTGAGCGGGCCAGCGCGGAGAAGCATGACGGAGAGGCTTGA
- a CDS encoding sigma-54-dependent Fis family transcriptional regulator — protein sequence MGLDEQAPRATGASLSRAEPREPTTGSTARPTSVLVADDEPSLRRTLARMLSARGMQVHTAEDGQAALAVLQTQSIDVALVDLMMPKLGGFELLEHLQRHGIEIEVIIMTAYGDVETAVKAVQAGAYNFLTKPFRSNDEIALQIGKAAERRRLLARAATLEKALEERDKFGGLIGNSAGMRSVYQLAMGVASTSSTVLILGESGTGKELTARAVHQHSARANRPFVALNCSAIPENLIESELFGHVKGAFTGATTTRQGLFEAADRGTIFLDEIGDLPLLAQVKLLRTLQEGEIKPVGSDATRSVDVRVVAATNVDLRSLISKGRFREDLYYRLNVIVIQLPALRERVEDIPLLAYHFLKKAATRIGRDVRRISPDAIEALCAQPWPGNVRELENAIEHAVVFCKDDTITPVCLPFALQESSRGVPAPQAPGAAPSGLEASPSFFELTYRDAKSQALEQFERAYFSHLLQRTGGNVSEAARQAGLDRSNFRRAAKRAVGSLK from the coding sequence ATGGGGCTGGACGAACAGGCGCCCCGTGCAACTGGCGCGAGCCTTAGCCGCGCGGAACCACGAGAGCCCACAACCGGTTCAACGGCTCGCCCTACGAGTGTGCTGGTTGCTGACGATGAACCCAGCCTCCGACGCACGCTGGCTCGCATGCTCTCTGCCAGAGGGATGCAGGTGCACACTGCGGAAGACGGCCAAGCCGCGCTAGCCGTTCTGCAGACCCAATCGATCGATGTCGCGTTGGTCGACCTCATGATGCCGAAGCTCGGTGGCTTCGAGCTGCTGGAGCACTTGCAGCGCCATGGCATCGAAATCGAAGTGATCATCATGACCGCCTACGGCGACGTCGAAACGGCGGTCAAAGCGGTGCAAGCGGGCGCCTACAACTTCCTCACGAAGCCATTTCGATCCAACGACGAAATCGCGCTGCAAATCGGCAAGGCAGCGGAGCGGCGCAGGCTCTTGGCGCGGGCAGCAACCCTGGAAAAGGCCCTGGAAGAGCGCGACAAGTTCGGCGGCCTGATCGGCAACTCCGCGGGTATGCGCAGCGTCTATCAGCTCGCGATGGGAGTCGCGAGCACCTCCTCAACAGTGCTGATCCTCGGGGAAAGCGGTACAGGCAAGGAACTCACCGCCCGCGCGGTGCACCAGCACTCCGCGCGGGCCAACCGGCCCTTTGTTGCGCTCAACTGTTCGGCAATCCCAGAGAACCTAATCGAAAGCGAACTCTTCGGGCACGTGAAGGGAGCCTTCACCGGTGCTACGACCACGCGTCAGGGCCTATTCGAGGCCGCTGATCGTGGGACGATCTTTCTCGACGAGATTGGTGACTTGCCGCTCTTGGCTCAGGTGAAGCTCTTGCGCACGCTTCAGGAGGGAGAGATCAAGCCGGTCGGTTCCGACGCGACGCGATCCGTCGACGTACGGGTTGTTGCCGCGACCAACGTGGATCTGCGCTCGCTTATCTCCAAGGGTCGGTTCCGTGAGGATTTATACTACCGACTGAACGTCATCGTGATCCAGCTACCCGCGTTGCGGGAGCGTGTCGAAGACATCCCGCTTCTGGCCTACCACTTTCTGAAGAAGGCAGCGACACGCATTGGACGCGATGTACGACGCATTTCTCCAGACGCAATTGAAGCGCTGTGCGCCCAGCCCTGGCCTGGGAACGTGCGTGAACTCGAGAACGCGATCGAGCACGCGGTCGTGTTCTGCAAGGACGACACCATCACCCCAGTGTGCCTTCCGTTTGCTCTACAGGAGTCGAGCCGTGGCGTACCAGCCCCGCAAGCGCCCGGCGCCGCGCCGAGCGGCCTCGAAGCTTCGCCCAGCTTCTTCGAGCTGACGTACCGCGACGCCAAGAGCCAGGCGCTCGAGCAGTTCGAACGCGCCTACTTCAGCCACCTGCTTCAGCGTACTGGGGGCAACGTTTCCGAGGCGGCACGCCAGGCCGGCCTCGATCGATCGAACTTCCGTCGTGCTGCGAAGCGCGCGGTTGGCAGCCTCAAATAG
- a CDS encoding TolC family protein, producing the protein MPNAARRFQPAGAKAASPKRTYSLKRCLELAEINYPKVISAKAKLKKYQAQLSEAHTAPFSQWTVKGGVALAPTVSGTPIYSPNTDTSLSEDMGLAWQIGIEGVIPLWTFGKISNLWDAADAQIDVGKHEVQKERQAVRKLVYEAYFGLKLARDSLALVRDAASRIDKYIGPLQKKVDDGEGDTIELLKLKMNRADLEGRESEAEEKSAQALSALRFLSGVKSLDVADTPLKPVDHRLAPLPRYLSAARLFRPEINMARAGVRARQAQVRLQRAKYFPDLGLGLSAKYTRAPEVTDQQNPFVYDQANSLAYGAALVLRWNLDLLPNHARVAQTEADLEEMRATEQYAIGGVAHEVETAYNGARAASKRLEAYSKASLYAKQWLIQVQQGIDLGTMDEEDIVDPAKEYALKRFAKMSAIYAYNMAIVQLATATGWEAAMPSEGPASGP; encoded by the coding sequence GTGCCCAACGCAGCACGCCGGTTTCAGCCGGCCGGGGCGAAGGCGGCGTCACCCAAGCGGACCTACAGCCTCAAGCGTTGCCTGGAGCTGGCTGAGATCAACTACCCGAAGGTGATCTCAGCCAAAGCGAAGCTCAAGAAGTACCAGGCGCAGCTCAGTGAGGCGCACACAGCGCCCTTCAGCCAGTGGACAGTCAAAGGCGGCGTGGCGTTGGCCCCAACCGTGTCCGGAACGCCTATCTATAGCCCGAACACCGACACCTCGCTCTCCGAGGACATGGGGCTCGCCTGGCAGATTGGAATCGAAGGCGTCATCCCGCTCTGGACCTTCGGCAAGATCAGCAACTTGTGGGACGCGGCAGACGCCCAGATCGACGTTGGTAAACACGAGGTGCAGAAAGAGCGTCAGGCAGTACGCAAGCTCGTTTACGAGGCCTACTTCGGTCTCAAGCTGGCGCGCGACAGCTTGGCCTTGGTGCGAGACGCGGCGTCGCGCATCGACAAGTACATCGGACCCCTGCAGAAGAAGGTCGACGACGGCGAGGGCGACACCATCGAGCTACTCAAGCTGAAGATGAACCGTGCGGATCTAGAGGGACGCGAGAGCGAGGCGGAAGAGAAGTCGGCGCAAGCGCTGAGCGCGCTGCGATTCCTCAGCGGAGTGAAATCCCTCGACGTAGCCGATACGCCGCTCAAGCCGGTGGACCATCGTCTGGCGCCGCTGCCGCGCTACCTTTCCGCCGCGCGGCTATTCCGACCGGAAATAAACATGGCGCGTGCTGGGGTGCGCGCGCGTCAGGCGCAGGTGAGGCTACAGCGCGCGAAGTACTTCCCGGATCTCGGCCTTGGCCTGTCGGCGAAATACACGCGCGCGCCGGAAGTCACCGATCAACAGAACCCCTTCGTCTACGATCAGGCGAACTCTCTCGCGTACGGTGCAGCGCTCGTGCTGCGCTGGAACCTCGACCTACTCCCCAATCACGCGCGGGTCGCGCAAACCGAAGCAGATCTGGAGGAGATGCGCGCGACCGAGCAGTACGCCATCGGTGGCGTCGCGCACGAGGTCGAGACGGCCTACAACGGTGCGCGCGCCGCATCCAAGCGCCTCGAGGCGTACTCCAAGGCCTCGCTATACGCGAAGCAGTGGCTGATCCAGGTGCAGCAAGGCATCGATCTCGGCACGATGGACGAGGAAGACATCGTCGACCCGGCGAAGGAGTACGCGCTCAAGCGCTTCGCCAAGATGAGCGCCATCTACGCCTACAACATGGCTATCGTTCAGCTAGCGACCGCCACCGGGTGGGAAGCTGCCATGCCGAGCGAAGGGCCCGCTAGCGGGCCCTGA